One genomic window of Athene noctua chromosome 39, bAthNoc1.hap1.1, whole genome shotgun sequence includes the following:
- the PLP2 gene encoding proteolipid protein 2, whose protein sequence is MEPSGTQSCLAFARTRKGLVLLGEIGLCVLVLVCYGASRAPGYSGLAVCELVFAALALVLWGCRLAPRLPFVHWGWTDFIRCVLGCLLFLITSLIVIIGRWGGASIAAAVFGLLVGILLGYDAFITLPTRQGHTAAPTESPDAA, encoded by the exons ATGGAGCCCAGCGGCACCCAGAGCTGTCTGGCCTTCGCCCGCACCCGCAAGGGGCTGGTGCTGCTCGGAGAGATC GGGCTGTGCGTGCTGGTGCTGGTGTGCTACGGGGCGTCGCGGGCGCCGGGGTACTCGGGCCTGGCCGTCTGCGAGCTCGTCTTCGCCGCCCTGGCCCTGGTGCTGTGGGGGTGTCGCCTGGCCCCCCGCCTGCCCTTCGTCCACTGGGGGTGGACT gatTTCATCCGCTGCGTCCTGGggtgcctcctcttcctcatcacctCCCTCATCGTCATCATCGGGCGCTGGGGGGGCGCCAGCATCGCGGCCGCC gtgtttgggCTCCTGGTGGGGATCTTGCTGGGCTACGACGCCTTCATCACCCTGCCCACCCGGCAGGGCCACACCGCCGCGCCTACTG AATCCCCAGACGCcgcctga
- the MAGIX gene encoding PDZ domain-containing protein MAGIX isoform X2, with protein sequence MPPPEAPPAPSVNVVVVVGGACVLRYSRPPPPPPSAGPPRCGGNWGDPGGGREPPQIRHRDGDLVLLLRSLGAGAPPEPVAVTSFVGPEPCDLLPAVPPVDIDMEVGGPEYGWAWPQVSDQLLAINGAPTADMTHAQALARIRGGGNRLRLLLRRGHGAPPNPSPRGGGLTLCVSSSPRGEPCFCLVGRRHPP encoded by the exons ATGCCGCCCCCAGAggctcccccggcccccagcg tgaacgtggtggtggtggtggggggtgcCTGTGTCCTGCGCtacagccgcccccccccgccccccccttctgCCGGACCCCCCCGTtgtggggggaattggggggaccccgggggggggcgggaaccCCCCCAGATTCGTCATCGTGATGGGGATCTCGTCCTGCTGCTCCGGAGCTTGG gcgctggggcCCCCCCCGAGCCCGTGGCCGTCACCAGCTTCGTGGGACCTGAACCCTGTGACCTCCTGCCTGCTG TCCCCCCAGTTGACATCGACATGGAGGTGGGGGGGCCAGAGTACGGCTGGGCCTGGCCACAG gtgAGCGACCAGCTCCTGGCCATCAACGGGGCCCCCACCGCCGACATGACCCACGCCCAGGCCCTGGCCCGCATCCGGGGGGGGGGCAACCGCCTGCGCCTGCTGCTGCGCCGGGGCCAcg GGGCCCCCCCAAATCCATCACCGAGGGGGGGGGGCCTGACCCTCTGCGTCAGCTCCTCCCCGCGGGGGGAGCCCTGCTTCTGCCTCGTGGGACGCCGCCACCCCCCCTG A
- the MAGIX gene encoding PDZ domain-containing protein MAGIX isoform X3, with the protein MPPPEAPPAPSGAGAPPEPVAVTSFVGPEPCDLLPAVPPVDIDMEVGGPEYGWAWPQARGGPPPFAVELPRGPRGFGFSLRGGRDLNMGVYVRGLREGGPAQRCGRIQVSDQLLAINGAPTADMTHAQALARIRGGGNRLRLLLRRGHGAPPNPSPRGGGLTLCVSSSPRGEPCFCLVGRRHPP; encoded by the exons ATGCCGCCCCCAGAggctcccccggcccccagcg gcgctggggcCCCCCCCGAGCCCGTGGCCGTCACCAGCTTCGTGGGACCTGAACCCTGTGACCTCCTGCCTGCTG TCCCCCCAGTTGACATCGACATGGAGGTGGGGGGGCCAGAGTACGGCTGGGCCTGGCCACAG gcgcggggggggccccccccgttCGCGGTGGAGCTGCCCCGGGGGCCGCGGGGTTTCGGGTTCAGCCTCCGGGGGGGCCGCGACCTCAACATGGGGGTGTACGTGCGGGGGCTGCGCGAGGGGGGGCCGGCCCAGCGCTGCGGCCGCATCcag gtgAGCGACCAGCTCCTGGCCATCAACGGGGCCCCCACCGCCGACATGACCCACGCCCAGGCCCTGGCCCGCATCCGGGGGGGGGGCAACCGCCTGCGCCTGCTGCTGCGCCGGGGCCAcg GGGCCCCCCCAAATCCATCACCGAGGGGGGGGGGCCTGACCCTCTGCGTCAGCTCCTCCCCGCGGGGGGAGCCCTGCTTCTGCCTCGTGGGACGCCGCCACCCCCCCTG A
- the MAGIX gene encoding PDZ domain-containing protein MAGIX isoform X1 → MPPPEAPPAPSVNVVVVVGGACVLRYSRPPPPPPSAGPPRCGGNWGDPGGGREPPQIRHRDGDLVLLLRSLGAGAPPEPVAVTSFVGPEPCDLLPAVPPVDIDMEVGGPEYGWAWPQARGGPPPFAVELPRGPRGFGFSLRGGRDLNMGVYVRGLREGGPAQRCGRIQVSDQLLAINGAPTADMTHAQALARIRGGGNRLRLLLRRGHGAPPNPSPRGGGLTLCVSSSPRGEPCFCLVGRRHPP, encoded by the exons ATGCCGCCCCCAGAggctcccccggcccccagcg tgaacgtggtggtggtggtggggggtgcCTGTGTCCTGCGCtacagccgcccccccccgccccccccttctgCCGGACCCCCCCGTtgtggggggaattggggggaccccgggggggggcgggaaccCCCCCAGATTCGTCATCGTGATGGGGATCTCGTCCTGCTGCTCCGGAGCTTGG gcgctggggcCCCCCCCGAGCCCGTGGCCGTCACCAGCTTCGTGGGACCTGAACCCTGTGACCTCCTGCCTGCTG TCCCCCCAGTTGACATCGACATGGAGGTGGGGGGGCCAGAGTACGGCTGGGCCTGGCCACAG gcgcggggggggccccccccgttCGCGGTGGAGCTGCCCCGGGGGCCGCGGGGTTTCGGGTTCAGCCTCCGGGGGGGCCGCGACCTCAACATGGGGGTGTACGTGCGGGGGCTGCGCGAGGGGGGGCCGGCCCAGCGCTGCGGCCGCATCcag gtgAGCGACCAGCTCCTGGCCATCAACGGGGCCCCCACCGCCGACATGACCCACGCCCAGGCCCTGGCCCGCATCCGGGGGGGGGGCAACCGCCTGCGCCTGCTGCTGCGCCGGGGCCAcg GGGCCCCCCCAAATCCATCACCGAGGGGGGGGGGCCTGACCCTCTGCGTCAGCTCCTCCCCGCGGGGGGAGCCCTGCTTCTGCCTCGTGGGACGCCGCCACCCCCCCTG A
- the GPKOW gene encoding LOW QUALITY PROTEIN: G-patch domain and KOW motifs-containing protein (The sequence of the model RefSeq protein was modified relative to this genomic sequence to represent the inferred CDS: inserted 1 base in 1 codon) encodes MAAGSGAEVGNAAAAAAAAPVSFGFNRKAERRRVLAAGPCAEAGGGENGGTGDTDFLTAVEDRELLSACPAPPPPKELIIPLLPPHRWRNPEPPPNLLGENPAHTSSHTPSPDHAPKAGSTPSGEGSAPPGSVEAQAVQELLQEARQSQEQGEGESGPPISIPLRLQDRDMAPRPQPGPQDYEAVPVAAFGLAMLRGMGWSQGEGIGRTFKRVVKPLEHRLRPRGLGLGAEPTPPGPPKPGQPPRGGEEATGGGGLTVGATVRIEAGPHRAMYGQVEGLDPETARAMVRLRLGGQVVTVSQYNLRPGTPPGSGHSGGSPKGTAPEEPQMSGSPPSGKKRKGNSPPKQRGESLGGGGCLVTKQIRGTPPSSPHWLRRDLRVRCVDRSFHAGRYYNCKMVVEDMVTPDTCVCRTDEGRLVEGLREAMLETVIPEAKXDRVMVVLGQHAGRVGRILEREPARNRALVQLERDQAGRVVPLEYDAVCHYLGGHEDD; translated from the exons atggcggcgggcagcggcgctgAGGTCGGTaacgcggcggcggcggcggcggcagcgccggtgTCGTTCGGGTTTAACCGTAAAGCGGAACGGAGGCGGGTGTTGGCGGCCGGACCGTGCGCGGAAGCCGGCgggggggaaaatggcggcaccGGCGACACCGATTTCCTGACGGCGGTGGAGGACCGGGAGCTGCTGAG CGCCTGTCCGGCTCCGCCCCCCCCGAAGGAGCTGATcatccccctgctccccccccaccgCTGGAGAAACCCCGaacccccccccaaccttctCGGAGAAAACCCCGCCCACACCTCAAGCCACACCCCTTCGCCCGACCACGCCCCCAAAGCAGGCTCCACCCCCTCCGGGGAAGGCTCCGCCCCCCCCGGTTCGGTGGAGGCGCAGGCggtgcaggagctgctgcagg agGCGcggcagagccaggagcagggagagggggagtCGGGCCCCCCCATTTCCATCCCCCTCCGGCTGCAGGACCGGGACATGGCGCCGCGGCCGCAGCCT ggcccccaggACTACGAGGCGGTGCCGGTGGCAGCCTTCGGGCTGGCCATGCTGCGGGGAATGGGCTGGAGCCAGGGCGAGGGCATCGGCCGGACCTTCAAacg ggtgGTGAAGCCCCTGGAGCACCGGTTACGCCCCCGAGGATTGGGGTTGGGGGCTGaacccaccccccccggcccccccaaacctgggcaacccccccgggggggcgAAGAAGCCACAGGGGGGGGCGGGCTAACGGTGGGGGCAACCGTCCGCATCGAGGCCGGACCTCACCGGGCCATGTACGGGCAG GTGGAGGGATTGGACCCCGAAACTGCCCGGGCCATGGTGCGTCTGAGGCTGGGGGGGCAGGTGGTGACCGTCAGCCAGTACAACCTAcggccggggacccccccgggcagCG GCCACTCCGGCGGGAGCCCTAAGGGCACGGCACCCGAGGAGCCCCAGATGTCGGGGTCCCCCCCCAGcgggaagaaaagaaaaggaaacagccCCCCGAAACAGAGAGGTGAGAGTTTAGGGGGGGGGGGTTGTCT GGTGACAAAACAGATtcgggggaccccccccagctccccccactgGCTGCGGCGGGATCTGCGGGTTCGCTGCGTCGACAGGAGCTTCCACGCCGGGCGCTACTACAACTGCaag atggTGGTGGAGGACATGGTCACCCCGGACACCTGCGTTTGCCGGACGGACGAGGGGCGGCTGGTGGAGG GCCTACGAGAAGCCATGTTGGAAACCGTCATCCCCGAGGCAA CCGACCGCGTCATGGTGGTGCTGGGCCAGCACGCCGGGAGG GTGGGTCGGATCCTGGAGCGGGAACCGGCGCGAAACCGGGCGCTGGTGCAGCTGGAGAGGGACCAGGCCGGGCGGGTGGTGCCGTTGGAGTACGACGCCGTCTGCCATTATCTGGGGGGGCACGAAGACGACTGA
- the WDR45 gene encoding LOW QUALITY PROTEIN: WD repeat domain phosphoinositide-interacting protein 4 (The sequence of the model RefSeq protein was modified relative to this genomic sequence to represent the inferred CDS: inserted 2 bases in 2 codons), whose product MAQARGVNSLRFNQDQSCFCVAMDSGVRIXNVEPLMEKGHLDAEQVGSVGLVEMLNRSNLLAIVGGGSNPKFPDVSVLIWDDAREGKDKLVLEFTFPKPVLAVRMRHDKLVVVLQTRLYVFSFPQNPTKLFEFDTRDNPKGVCDLCPSLEKPLLXFPGHKCGSLQLVDLGSAKPGTSSAPFTINAHQSEVGCVALSPPGTLVASASRRGTLLRLFCTQTRSRLLELRRGTDPATLYW is encoded by the exons ATGGCGCAGGCCCGGGGGGTGAACAGCCTCCGCTTCAACCAGGACCAGA GCTGTTTCTGCGTCGCGATGGATTCCGGGGTGCGGA TTAACGTGGAGCCCCTGATGGAAAAGGGGCACTtgg ACGCGGAACAAGTGGGGAGCGTGGGGCTGGTGGAGATGTTGAACCGCTCAAACCTTCTGGCTATCGTGGGAGGGGGCAGCAACCCCAAATTCCCTGATGTTTCag tgttAATTTGGGACGACGCCCGCGAGGGAAAAGACAAACTGGTGCTGGAATTCACCTTCCCCAAACCCGTCCTGGCCGTGCGGATGCGACACGATAA GTTGGTTGTGGTGCTTCAGACCCGactttatgttttttctttccctcaaaacCCGACGAAACTTTTCGAGTTTGACACCCGCGACAACCCCAAag GGGTTTGCGATCTCTGTCCCAGTTTGGAGAAGCCGTTAC GTTTTCCTGGGCATAAATGTGGGAGTTTGCAGTTGGTG GACCTCGGCAGCGCCAAACCGGGGACATCGTCGGCGCCGTTCACCATCAACGCCCACCAGAGCGAGGTGGGCTGCGTCGCCCTGAGCCCCCCCGGCACCCTCGTGGCGTCGGCCTCGCGCCGAGGGACCCTCCTGCGCCTCTTCTGCACCCAAACCCGCAGCCGCCTGCTGGAGCTGCGCCGCGGCACCGACCCCGCCACCCTCTACTGGTAA
- the SLC35A2 gene encoding LOW QUALITY PROTEIN: UDP-galactose translocator (The sequence of the model RefSeq protein was modified relative to this genomic sequence to represent the inferred CDS: deleted 2 bases in 1 codon), translated as MAEAMKGGACLLLLLLQHRGSVRQTAATLQEAGVGQVGDTLRLAVPSLIYTLQNNLQYVAISNLPAATFQVTYQLKILTTALFSVLLLGTSLSRLQWLSLALLFAGVALVQAEQARATPGSTELASDSPQQSYAVGLAAVAASCLSSGFAGVYFERLLKTTGGSIWVRNVQLGAVGTAVGLAAMVAAEGSAVAALGFFYGYNPAVWAVVVNQAAGGLLVAVVVRYADNILKGFATALSILASTLASVHLFGFRPRGPFLAGTAMVLAAVYLYGRPRGATGTQVGATGVEGQRQQQQDGGKSVGGGGE; from the exons ATGGCCGAGGCGATGAAGGGCGGcgcctgcctcctcctcctcctcctgcagcaccgcg gcagCGTGCGGCAGACGGCGGCGACGCTGCAGGAGGCGGGCGTGGGGCAGGTGGGGGACACGCTGCGCCTGGCCGTCCCCTCCCTCATCTACACCCTCCAGAACAACCTCCAGTACGTGGCCATCTCCAACCTGCCCGCCGCCACCTTCCAG GTCACCTACCAGCTGAAGATCCTGACCACCGCCCTCTTctccgtgctgctgctgggcacGTCGCTCTCCCGCCTCCAGTGGCTCTCGCTAGCCCTCCTCTTCGCCGGGGTAGCCCTAGTCCAAGCCGAACAAGCCCGGGCTACCCCTGGAAGCACCGAACTTGCCTCCGACTCCCCCCAACAGAGCTACGCCGTCGGGCTAGCCGCCGTAGCCGCCAGTTGCCTTTCGTCCGGTTTCGCCGGCGTCTACTTCGAGCGGCTACTAAAAACCACCGGTGGCTCCATCTGGGTCCGCAACGTCCAACTGGGAGCCGTCGGCACCGCCGTAGGGCTAGCGGCCATGGTAGCCGCCGAAGGTTCCGCCGTAGccgctttgggg tttttttacggCTACAACCCGGCCGTTTGGGCCGTGGTGGTCAACCAAGCGGCCGGTGGGCTACTGGTAGCCGTGGTGGTCCGTTACGCCGATAATATTTTGAAGGGGTTCGCCACCGCCCTCTCCATCTTGGCTTCCACCTTGGCTTCCGTCCACCTCTTCGGGTTCCGGCCGCGCGGGCCCTTCCTGGCCGGTACCGCCATGGTTTTGGCAGCCGTTTACCTCTACGGGCGACCTCGGGGGGCTACCGGAACTCAGGTCGGGGCTACCGGGGTCGAGGGACAACGACAACAGCAACAAGATGGCGGCAAGTCAGTGGGGGGTGGcggggagtga